One segment of Anastrepha obliqua isolate idAnaObli1 chromosome 3, idAnaObli1_1.0, whole genome shotgun sequence DNA contains the following:
- the LOC129241934 gene encoding piggyBac transposable element-derived protein 3-like, protein MSKLNRDQISALLQEDDDESMESGTDFSDESDDIYSPELDKTTGNDDSSSDSEETGLSDENGGIDDRPARGTIAVKWQDVKEVMLLSNCHTSEMCTVRRKMKDGTEAEFPCPDIVKTYPAIMGGVDLADQMSGLYDISRKSNKWWKKVFYRGMMMAAVNTWVIYSELNRKKPAFLPVLVEIAESLIEKGKESTAYK, encoded by the exons atgtcgaaattaaatCGCGATCAAATTAGTGCATTACTTCAAGAAGACGATGATGAATCCATGGAATCAGGAACTGATtttagtgacgaaagtgatgatATTTATAGTCCCGAGTTAGATAAAACCACTGGCAATGACGATTCTTCGAGCGATTCAGAGGAGACCGGATTGAGTGACGAGAATGGTGGCATAGATGATCGACCTGCACGAG GTACCATAGCGGTAAAGTGGCAGGACGTCAAAGAGGTAATGCTGCTCAGTAACTGCCACACATCTGAAATGTGCACTGTTAGACGCAAAATGAAAGATGGAACTGAGGCAGAGTTTCCATgccctgacatcgtaaagacgtACCCCGCAATAATGGGCGGTGTGGACTTGGCAGATCAAATGTCGGGATTGTATGATATAagcagaaaatcaaataaatggtggaaaaaagtattttatcgtGGCATGATGATGGCTGCTGTAAACACTTGGGTTATATATTCGGAGCTGAATAGGAAGAAACCTGCCTTCTTACCAGTGCTGGTCGAGATTGCTGAGTCGCTAATTGAAAAAGGAAAGGAATCTACCGCATATAAATGA